The sequence below is a genomic window from Streptomyces sp. NBC_00289.
ACCCTGACAGTTCACGCTATCGAGTATCGGCTGCTCTAGTCAGGGGGCGCTGCCTGAGCTGAGGGTAGTCAGCGGAACGGGGGGTGCCAGAATCTTTGGATCCCCCACCTGACCTGCTTTCGAAGGCGCAAGGAGCATTTGGTGTTGTCAACTAGCGATCGGCTTACCATCGCCGCCCTTCTGCTGGCCAGTCTCGCGGCCCTGACGGCCTGCACTACCGACGAAGAGACAGGCAAGGCGGCCAGTAAGTCCTCCGCGAGCACATCAACCAAAGCCGGTCGAGATAACGGCAAGGCATCCCCGTCGGCACCCACTAAGGGCTCCGAAGGAACGGGTTCCTCCGGCGGGTCGAAGGGCACCACGGACGGCAGCAGCAACGGCGCGCCCGGCCCAGACGAATACAGCGATGGCGATGGATACGGAAACGGCGCACCTGGCCCAGACGAATACAGCGATGGCGATGGATACGGACAGCACGCCATGCTGTGCGACAAGCAGAAGTTGAAGGCCAGTCTCGACGGTCTCTCCGAAGCGGGAACCAGAGGCAAGGGCAGGTTCATGGTGGAGAACACGTCGTCCAAGGACTGCGTGTTGCCGAAGGTCTTGGACGCCACGTTCGGCGCCGCCGGAAATGATTTGCCCGTCAAGAGCACTACGGACGCCGCCCAGGCCCCCATCACCCTCAAGCCTCACGCAACGGCGACAGCACTACTCTGGTACACAGTAGACGCGTCCAAGCCGTCCCTTGAAAGCGCGCAGCTCAATTTTGACGAGTTTGGCTACCTCGCGGTGGAAAAGTGGGGCGAAGCTATATACATGGGAGGAACAACCGCCAAGGTCGGTGCCTTCACCTCGTGATCTGGAGCTAGCCTCGCCGCTTCGGTTGGGATGAGGCCGGGAGGGCGATTCACAAGCCCCGGTTTGTGTTCCCGTCCTTCATCAACAGCAACGGCCTTACTCTGCAGTCTGACGAGCCCTCACACAAGTCGGCTACTCAGGGCGGGGTCGTTGGGCTGGCAGGCTACCCTCCCGCTGACCGTCGCCCCATACCGCCGTGAACGGACTGTGCACCGGCAAGACCCCACCCCCCTGAAGTCGACGAACGCTGTGATCAGTCAGCGACTGGAACAGTACCCATAGTGCCGTCGCTGCCGATCGGGCGGTGCACTGGGGGTCGGGACGGACATGTCCCTCCTGATCCTCTCAAGGGGCGCGCCTGCCTCTCGCCAAAGTGTCAGGGCGCGCCCCTTGTCTTGTGTGGGCCACTCGTTTCTACGGCACGACACCGACAAATGAGAAGCCCAATTCCGCTTCTCCTGAGTCGAGTTGACATCAGCCCAGCAATGTTTCACGTTAAGTGAGTGTTCGAAATCTCTGGCCAGGTGATCTGCTCAGCTGGAGAAGATGGTCTGGCTTCATCGGGATTTCGTAGGGTGGCAGGGGCGCGTGCTCGCCTTGTTTCCAGCGCCACGATCAGCCGTTTTCCATGCCAGCTCCGCTAAAAGACCGAGTGAATGAGATGACATCGATCGCAGTGACTGGGCATGCGAACCTCACGGAGGTGAGCAAGCCTCTGATCAGAGAAGCCCTGGTGTCTAGGCTCCTCCGATACCCAGCCTTGGAGTTGGCTGGTATATCTTGCCTGGCCGCAGGTGCGGACAGGGTCTTCGCGGATGCCGTTTTGGCCGTGGGAGGACGGTTAATCGCGGTGATCCCCTCGTGGGACTACCGGGAACGCATGGTGGATCCGAGTCATGCCGATGACTTTGATCGCCTGTGCCAGGCGGCCGCTGAAATCAAGGTGATGCCGTACCGGCGGACCACGCATGATGCCTATGTTGCCGCCAACCGTGTGCTCCTGGGTCGTGCCGAGTTGCTGATGGCCGTGTGGGACGGCATCCAGGGTGGGCGCGGTGGGACGGCGGATGTCGTAGCCACAGCCCAGGCCTACGGGCTCCCTGTGGAGATCGTCTGGCCGGCCGGTGCTGCGCGAGGGCGGCCATGGCTCATTCGCCCTTGAGGAGAGCTGGGCGAGCTGCTCGTCCAGGGTGAAGTGGCCGGTGTCGACCGCGGCCTCCAGCCAGTCCGCGGCACCGCGGACCTTCGCGATCCCGCCGCGGATCGTCTCGCGCTCGTCGTTGGTGAACTCCTGGTCGCGCATCCGCGGGACGAGCCGGCCCAGGGTGGCGACATACTGGTGGCAGGAGCCGACCAGGTCCAAGTATTCGAGGGTGTGCTCGATCCTGCGGACCGCCGGGATACGGTCGCGGATCTTCTCCCGGGTCTCTTCGCTGTTGTCGAACTGGGCCCGGTTGACCGTGAAGCGGGTGTCGTCGTTGCGCATGGCCTGCCGCGCGACGCGGGGCCGTTGCAGCAGCTCGGAGGTGACGTGCGTGGCCACCTCGTCATCGCGGGTCAGCTCCTTCACCACGCGGACCCGGTCAGCGGCCGGCAGCGCGGCCGCGGTCTCCGGACGGCTCAGCAGACTGGCCGTGACCTTCACGGCGACCTCGTCGTCGCGGGTCAGATCCCTGACCGCCCGGACCTTCTCCTCGACCGTCACCGGCCGGTCGACCTGCTGCCCGACCAGGCGTTTCGCCCCGTCCGTGGTCCACTGTTTCTTGTTGGCCCGAGGGTTGAACGGGGCGTCCTCGATGGCGGCCCACCGCTCGGCCTCGTCCGGAATCGACGCAAGGATCTTGTGGACGGTGAACGGCACTCCGTCCTTGCGCCTGCCGGCCGGCCAGCGCGACGCGGTCCACCGCCAGTCCGTCACCGTGGCCAGGGCCACCCCGATGTCGTCGGCGAACATCTGCAGCGGCTCCTCGACCGTGAACAGCTCCTCGGTGCCCTTGGCCACCGATCCGCCCACCGGCCTTATCGGTTCGATCTCCACAGCCTTGTCCCCGAGAGCGAACTGGGTCTTCGCGACCTGCGCGACCAGTTCCCTCGCTTCGGCCACCAGCTGTTCGTAACGCGTCCGTGACACGCTCCCGACCCGCTCCGACATACCGCCTCCACCCTCTTCATCCCGGGCAGGGCCACCCACCGGACAGCGGCCGCACGACAACACATCAGCCCAGGTCACGACCAGAGTGGAGCCCCGCTTTCCCCAGCGGCAGGCGCGAGGGAGGCGCGCGATGCGCGACGACGAGGCCGTTACCCCTCTGCGGAACCTGTGGTCCTGCCGGGACGGAAGCAGCGTTCGCCTATGACGTCACCGTGACGGAATCCCGTGGCACCCTGCCCCTCTAGGCCCGAGTGCGACACCGCGACGAACAGAACACCGCCGATCGCCGATGTTCAACCCCCACCGTCCATCCCCGGCCGCAGACCGGACACACCGCATCGTCCCCACGCTGCATCGCCGCCACCCGTCGGCGAGCCTGATCCAGCACCCGCCACCGCCGTGACCTGCACCTACCCGAACAGAACACCGCTGTCGCCAGCTTCGCCGGCGACAGCGGCACCCCACACTCCCGGCAATACCTTCGAACCACCCCACCAGACGCCATACCGCCCAGCATCCCGATCACCGGAACGTAGGGCCAGAGATCTCAGACAGACACTGAGCTTGTTCTTTATCTACCAAGACCTTCCCGGCTTGCCGATGGCTTTGAGGCTCTCGGGGCGTTTGACGGTCTTGCCGACGTCGTAGCGGGGTGCCCGGTGTCTGTTCTTGGCGCCGGGTGGTCGTCCGGGGCCGGTGCCTCGGGGTTTGGGAACACGGGTCGGGCAGGCGAGGTAGGCGCGAATGTTCCTGAACCCCCGGCGGACCCGGGCCGGGGTGAGCCGGTCGGAGGTGGCGGGTTTCTCCCACGGCCGGCGGAGGTCTTCGGCGAGGGGCCGGGCGAGCCGGAGCTGGGTGTGAGCGACGATCAGGATCCAGGTCCAGCGGTCCGCCGCCTCGGGAGTACGCAGTTTCGGAGTGGTCCAGCCGAGGGTCTGCTTCGCGAATCGGAAGGTGTGCTCCAGGTCGAAGCGGCGGAGGAATGCCTGCCAGAAGCGGTCCACGTCTTCCGGGGTGGCGCCCGTCTTGGAGGACCATAACCATACCGGCGGGGCATCGCGGTCCTTGGACAGATGCTCGACTTTCAACCGGATCAACGTCCCCTCGACCAGGGGAAGTTCACCGTCGTGGTCGAGCCATGAGGAGCGGTGGGTGAGCCGTGGGTGGACCCGGTCCCAGGCCTGGGTTTCGGCCTTGCCGTAGTTGGTGGTGTCAGTGACCGTGGTGATCGCGGGCTCGGGCCAGGTTTCCGGCCTGGTGAAGCGGAATTCCGGGCCGTGCTTGGGTGGCCGCCCGCCCTTCGGGTCGTGGACGCGAGGCGGCTTCGGCAGGCGCATGACGCGGTCGGAACGGACCCGGCCGACCAGCTCGACGGGCAGGTCGCGCAGGACCCAGCACGATATCCGGGCCCCCGACCTGCCACTGGCCTGCGGCGATGAGCCGTTCGATGACACCCCGCAGCTGGGAGGCCGTGACCGCGGTCGCGTCGTCCGCCGGGCCGAGCCGGACCGCGTCCAGGATCGCGGTCCAGGACGTGGCACCCGGCTCCAGGACGGCCACGAAGGAATAGGGCCAGCCCGGAATGAACTGCGATGCCGTCTTCGCGCGGCCATAGACGTGACAGAACAGCCGGTCGGCTGAGCACGGCGCGTCCGAGCGGAGCCACGGCGACACATCGACCGCCAAGACCAGGCGCCCGCCGTCGAAACGCGGCAAGGGCAGCCCTGCCAGCAGCGTCCGAAGCCGGTCGACGTCGATCCGGCCGCGGTTCAAGCCTCCGTACATCGCTCCGTGCCCGCGCCGATGCTCGGGCAGAAGGGTCAAGTCCACCGCGGACTTCACCGCACCATCGGCACACAGCACCGCGTCCACCAACTCGAACAGTTCGTCGCGCCGAGCGGTCAGACACTCGTAGAACTCGCCCCGGAAGCGTGACGCTTCCGCGAACGCTTCCCTGCGGACAGCATCAGGCAGCAGACTCATCCTCACGGCCTTCGTCGTGGTCACGTGCACCTTGGTCGGAGCACATGATCAGACGAAGGCCGCCCCCACGTCCGACGAACCCTCAGGTGAGCGACTTAGTTCGAGACACCGTTCGGGGCCGGAAGAAAAAGAACAAGCTGAGTCCAGTTGATCTGGAGCGGCGGCGTATGCAGGCGACTGAAGCACTCAAACAAGGATGCGGTGAAGCAAGGTCGCGGAAGTACTTCGTATGCCGTGCCCAGACTGAACCTCCGGGGCCCCGTAGTGTCCCCGGCAGGGCCAGAACCTCTCCAGGCCCGTAGCGGTGGGCCAGCCGGTGGCTTCAGGTCCGTCAGGAGCAGCGTCGGCATCGGCTGTGGCACGCCGTCTCGGACGCGAAGGCCACCCGTGTGTGTGCTGGACTTCAAGGCAGGCCGGCTATCGAGGCGAGGCTCTCAAGCACAGCGACGGCCGTGAGTATCCCCTGCCCGACCCCGCGCGCGGTGAGGCTGATCTTTGGGAGTGGACACCCTGACAATGGATTTTGATGGTCCAGGGAGGTGCTCTACCCCGCTGTGGGTCCGCCAGGACGAGGCCCAGGCCGTGGGAGACTCAATGAAACCAGACCAGGGCCGAAACCCTGATCTGCCGTTCTTCCCGGATGACCGCGTATTCGATGATGACTGACTCTTCAGGGACTTCCAGCGAGTAGCGGATGCCGGAGTCGTCCATCGGATCGCCGGGCGGCTTACGGTTGGCATCGACAGCGGTGCCCGCCTCGATTCCCAGGGCATGCAAGAAATGCAGGACCATTTTGGACAGTTCCGGGGGCATATCGAGTATGACACTCGCCGGGATCTCCTCCGTCCATACCGTCCAGCCGCGCCGTGGCCGGCCGGTCATCCGACCCCCTTTTCTACCTGCTCCAACAGGTCCTCGACCGCGAACAGAGGGCGGCTGGCGCTGACCCGACTGGTCTCGGCCTCCCGGGCACGGTCGAGCATGACGGCCTTCCACCAGCGGCGCATCACGCCGGGAACCTCGTCCTCCTCAACGGTCAGTACCTCGCCGTGAAAGCGCGCACGGTCCTCGTCAGTCAGAGAGTCGCCGATGGCACTAATGGTCCGAGGGATCGCGGCAACCCGGCTGTCTGCCGGATGCTCGGGCTGCACGGACACAGAGTCCCCTTCACTGTCCAAGGCTCCAGCGCCCCACGAGTAGTCCAAGGTCTGCCCCCGCTCACCCTACAGATCACCAGGTCCCCAACCTCGATTCGTCAGCAGGACTCGGTAGCTGACCTGCTCGACAGTTCGCCCGTAATGTCCTCCGGCCGTTCGTTCTGATTCCCTCCTCTGCCGCTGGACCGGCATGCCCGACGCTCACAGCCCGGTAACCATGTCGAGAAACGGGACTCGCTGATCGAGCGCGTCGTGCTGGTACCACAGGACACTTACCTCCGCGGTAGCGGAAATCCACAGGACCGGGTCCGGGTACACCGAGAGAGCAGAGACTGAGTACGTGCTGCGCTCAGCCGCTGTCAACGGCACATGAGATCGTCCGGACCATGAACGTGGATATGCATGGGGTCCACCTGGTCGATCGGGTGATCGACCTCGATTCTTCAGCGGTGGCCATCGACTGACTGGCCTGGCGGGCTGCCCGTTTTGTCCTCTGCCGTTCGAGGACGGGCCGTCGCGTGACGCTGCGGGTGCGCCGGCCTCCACGGGGCCGGAGTCCTTCCGGTCTGCTCCTTCCTGGTCCTCGCTGGGATGGTGGCCGACCGTCAAGTGACGGCCGGGAGGTCGGTCAGCCGCTGCCAGGCCAGAGTGAACGCGTGGGCCCAGGGCCAGGTGCGTTCGATCCGCAACCACCGGCGGCGGGCGTGGTGGGCCAGGCGGGCGGGAAGGTGGTAGATCCGGAACCGCATCGTGTCGGGCTCGGCGCGCACCAGATCGTCCTGGTCGTGCAGGGCCAGGAGACGGACCCAGCAGTCCAGGTCGTGGCCGATGTTCGCGGCGAGCATCCACCCCTGGTTGACCTGCCACTTCTTGGACGGCAGGTTACGCAGGCCCATCGCCTTGTCACCACGCACGCGGTCCTCGACCGTGGCGTGGGAGCGGCTGAGGGCATCGAGCCACTGCGGCTGGTGGGAGCCGGCGATGCCCCACATGTGGCGGATGTTCGTGGCGACGATGCTGTACTTCCAGCCGGTCTTCTTCTCGAACGCGGTCAGCTTCTTGACCTGCCGCCCGGACGGTTTGACCCGGCGGACCAGCAGCCGCATCCCGTCCGGCCAGCCCGGCCGCCGGTTCAGCCCGGTCAACTCCGCGACCCCATAGCTTTCGTGGGGTGTGCCGTCCTGTTCGAGCAGCGCGTCCCAGGCTGCGGCCGGCAGTTTCACGATGGCCTGCTCGTCGTCGGCGGTGATGGTCCAGCCGGTCAGGTAGCGCACGGTGCGCCGGGCGGTGTTCAGCTTCTCCAGGTGCTCCAGCAGTTCGTGGGTGGCGCCCGCGCCGTCGACGCGGACCAGGATCTTCGCGCGGGAGCTGTCGGGGATCTGCCGAAGCGCGTCCGCGAGCACGGCGAGGTGGTCGGCGACCGTGTTCGAGCCCGCGTTGCCCTCGCGCAGCAGCATGGCCAACGACTCCTGGGTGTTGGCACACCACGCCGCGAGCGGGTGGAAGCCGAACGTCTTCTTGAAGGTGGCCGCGGCGCCCTCCTTCTTGGAGGACGCGTTGATGATCGTGGCGTCGATGTCGATCACGATCCAGCCGGTCAGCACCTTGCCGGCCACCGTCAGCCAGGGGAAGCCGCCGGGACGCAGCGCGAGCACGTCCCACACCCGGCGGCGTACCCGCGCGCGGGCTTTCGCGATCCGCCCGCGCGCCCGCCGGTCGAGGTCGGCCAGCAGACGGTGCGCGGTGGAGTCCGACGCGGCCGGGCCGAAGATCGCCTGGTGGTGGGCCTGGAGTTGCCCGGCGTCGGACAGGTTCGTCGCCCCGAGCACGATCGCCGAGGCCAGGCCCAGCAGCACGTGCGTACGGTCCCGCCAGTTCGCGCTCCCGCCTGCCGGCCACAGCCGCGCAAGCGCGGCGGTCAGCCCGACCTGGTCCGCGACCCGTGCAGCAGCACCCCGGCATGCCCGACCAGCCCCTTCCCATCAGCCGTCACAGACAGCCGCCGGTCCCAGAAAGGTGCACCTGACTCTTGCGCTGATACGACCTCGACACTCGCATCCTCGCAGGCCACGGGGCACCTTTCGCTAACTCCGAGTCAGACCGGCTCGCCCGGCTGAATACCCGAGGTCGAGCAGGTGACGCAGCACGGTTGGGACACGACGGATGCGCCGGTCATTTCCGATCCGGTGCCGGTGCCAGCAGAAGTGATAGCCCGATTGCGACTGCCCGGAGACAGGTCGTTGCCGCCGAGCCTGCAGCGCTGGCTCGCCTTCGACGGCTCGTGGCTCACCGAGCTGGGCTGGCTCAAGAGCCCACAGCACCCCCTCCTGGAAGGCCAGCCGTTGGGCGAGACCACGGCGCAGATGCACGGGTTCACCGAACAGGACGGCCCATGGGTGGAAGTGTTCACCGCTTTCGAGGGGCTGCTGCCTGGGCGGTGCTTCCCCCTCGTCGGTGGCTGCGACTCCCGGCGCCTGCTGTATCCGGGGGAAGCCGACTCCACCGGTGAATACCCCATCCTGGTGACCGATATTGACGACCTGCCCTATGTCGCCGTGATGTACCCGGGACTCGATGTGTACCTGGCCGAACTCGCCGGAGTGATCGACCTGGACTTCGACGACTACACCTCGCTGACCCACCACGCCGAGTACGGCAGTCGCATGCGAGAACACGCCGACCGCACTGGACTGGGCCCCGAGGGCACAGAAATCCAGGACCGGGATTGGTCAGATAGCAGCGGCTGACCGTCTGAAACTCACCTTGGAAGAGGCGATTGCCCATTTTGAGGAAATCGGATTTCCCGGTCGGCGGGATCACTCTTCCCTGCCGGTCGGAACTGCGAACCGTGCCGCCAACGTCTATCGCGAGCACGAGCGACCATCACTGGAGGCCATTGACCATGACTTCGAAGAATTCCGGCGGCGTCGGATGCCTCCTCGCCGGCCTCGGTGCTGCTATCGCGGCGCTCGTGTGGGCGCCGCGGGCCGCGTTCAGTATCGATGGAGGGTTCGAAGGCCATGCCGTGATCTGAGCGTACTCTTCGTCGGTCTGCCGCTCATCGTGCTTGGCGGCGCTCTGGCTCCGGCCTTCGCCTGGGTGCTGACCATACGGTGGGTGCGCCGCCCCCGGGCCGCGGCACTCGCGGCCGTGGCCGCGCTCGCATTCGGGGTGTGGGGCGCTCACGGAGTGGTGGACCCCGCGCCAGCACCCGGCCCCCGGTTACGGACCCGGGATCTGACCTGGCGCCGTCTGTTGAGCCCGGGCTGCCACGGCTCGAAGCAAGCCCGGCTGCCGCATGCGTACGCGCGCACCTTGCCGGTCTGCGCTTGTGCCTTCAGCCGTTGATGCCTCCACCGTCAGGGGGACCGGCTACTGTGGCCGGACATCCTGAACGATCTTGGTGGGAGTGGTGGGCAGTGGCGGGCGAAACGCTGGCGACGGTTGTGGGGAACTTGACCGCTGATCCGGAACTCCGGTTCACAACGGCAGGAATTCCGGTGGCCGGTTTCACGGTTGCATCGACGCCGCGCACGTACGACCGTGAACGGGGCCAGTGGGTGGATGGCGAGCCGCTGTTCCTGCGGTGTTCGCTGTGGCGGCAGCCCGCCGAGAATGCTGCCGGGTCCCTGACCAAGGGCATGCGCATCATCGTCACCGGACGGCTCAAGCAGCGGACCTTCGACGACAACGAGGGACAGCGCCGCACCGTCGTCGAGATGGATGCCGAAGACGTCGCGGTCTCCCTCACGTACGCGACCGCGTCTGTCACCAAGGCCTATCGGCCCAGCGGCAGCGGAGCAGCCGCACCAGTCCCGGGTCAGCAGCCGCAACAGCCCAGCGCCGAGACGCAGCCACACCCCTTCTGAGCTTCCGGCCTCGTGAGAGGTGAACACGGGCGGCGATAATATTCCTAGGATTCGGGGGTCATCGATGGTAGGAATTTCGCGTCCTGACTCCCAGTCTCAGTAGTCGACGTCAATGAGCCTTTTTCACTTGTACGGCCTGCGGGTGAGGGTCGGCAAAGTGTTGCCGGTGGCGTGCCGAACGGGGCATCCCGTTGGTTTGGAGAGTCGCCAGACATAACCTTCACCTGCGGAGATGCCCCGTGTTCTCCTATGGTGCCGGATGCGATGTCGATCCGGAGCTCCTGGAGCTGGTCACGATGGTGATCGTGTCCTGTGAAGCCGGCCGGCGCTGCAGACTGCGTCCGTACGACCGGGCCCGGTGCACCCTGGTCTACCTGCGCAAGCACGACACCCTCGAACAGATCGCCGCAGGCTTCGGCATCAGCACGGCCACCGCCTGGCGCTACGCCCGAGATCGCCGAGTTCATCGACACCGGACACCACAACGCCAAGAGCGAGGGAATCAACCGCGTGATCAAGCTGGTCGCCCGCAACGCGTTCGGTTTCCGCAATGCCGTCAGCCAGCGCCTACGCACACGCTGCGTGACCACCCGCCGAGCCCGCGGACACCTCCGCACCGCTTAACTTCGAAGACCCCGCAAGGAACCCCTCCACCCCCGCTACGTCAAGGACGCCAGCGCCTACGAGATCAAGCACGAGGCGCGCTACCAGACCTTCGCGACCAACCATCGCCGGGGACAGATCGCCCATCTGGACGGCCGGCACCGCAAGCACGCCAGGATCGAGCCCAAGATCCGCGATCAGAAGGCGTCCGGGATCGGCCTGTTGCCCTCGCGCGAGTTGAACGTCAACGCCTCCTGGCTCACCGCCACCACCCTCGCCGCCGATCTCCGCT
It includes:
- a CDS encoding DUF4232 domain-containing protein, with translation MLSTSDRLTIAALLLASLAALTACTTDEETGKAASKSSASTSTKAGRDNGKASPSAPTKGSEGTGSSGGSKGTTDGSSNGAPGPDEYSDGDGYGNGAPGPDEYSDGDGYGQHAMLCDKQKLKASLDGLSEAGTRGKGRFMVENTSSKDCVLPKVLDATFGAAGNDLPVKSTTDAAQAPITLKPHATATALLWYTVDASKPSLESAQLNFDEFGYLAVEKWGEAIYMGGTTAKVGAFTS
- a CDS encoding IS1380 family transposase → MTAALARLWPAGGSANWRDRTHVLLGLASAIVLGATNLSDAGQLQAHHQAIFGPAASDSTAHRLLADLDRRARGRIAKARARVRRRVWDVLALRPGGFPWLTVAGKVLTGWIVIDIDATIINASSKKEGAAATFKKTFGFHPLAAWCANTQESLAMLLREGNAGSNTVADHLAVLADALRQIPDSSRAKILVRVDGAGATHELLEHLEKLNTARRTVRYLTGWTITADDEQAIVKLPAAAWDALLEQDGTPHESYGVAELTGLNRRPGWPDGMRLLVRRVKPSGRQVKKLTAFEKKTGWKYSIVATNIRHMWGIAGSHQPQWLDALSRSHATVEDRVRGDKAMGLRNLPSKKWQVNQGWMLAANIGHDLDCWVRLLALHDQDDLVRAEPDTMRFRIYHLPARLAHHARRRWLRIERTWPWAHAFTLAWQRLTDLPAVT
- a CDS encoding transposase; its protein translation is MAEFIDTGHHNAKSEGINRVIKLVARNAFGFRNAVSQRLRTRCVTTRRARGHLRTA
- a CDS encoding transposase, which translates into the protein MKHEARYQTFATNHRRGQIAHLDGRHRKHARIEPKIRDQKASGIGLLPSRELNVNASWLTATTLAADLRCWFQLLALDGEMARATPKTLRYRVLHVPARLVRGQRKRRLKLPGTWPWAGIIIRAFRRILALPHPI
- a CDS encoding DUF6192 family protein; translated protein: MSERVGSVSRTRYEQLVAEARELVAQVAKTQFALGDKAVEIEPIRPVGGSVAKGTEELFTVEEPLQMFADDIGVALATVTDWRWTASRWPAGRRKDGVPFTVHKILASIPDEAERWAAIEDAPFNPRANKKQWTTDGAKRLVGQQVDRPVTVEEKVRAVRDLTRDDEVAVKVTASLLSRPETAAALPAADRVRVVKELTRDDEVATHVTSELLQRPRVARQAMRNDDTRFTVNRAQFDNSEETREKIRDRIPAVRRIEHTLEYLDLVGSCHQYVATLGRLVPRMRDQEFTNDERETIRGGIAKVRGAADWLEAAVDTGHFTLDEQLAQLSSRANEPWPPSRSTGRPDDLHREPVGLGCGYDIRRPTAPTLDAVPHGHQQLGTTQEHTVGGNIGIMRGPPVRHHLDFSGRLAQAIKVIGMTRIHHAFPVVPRGDHRD
- a CDS encoding single-stranded DNA-binding protein is translated as MAGETLATVVGNLTADPELRFTTAGIPVAGFTVASTPRTYDRERGQWVDGEPLFLRCSLWRQPAENAAGSLTKGMRIIVTGRLKQRTFDDNEGQRRTVVEMDAEDVAVSLTYATASVTKAYRPSGSGAAAPVPGQQPQQPSAETQPHPF